A genomic region of Bactrocera dorsalis isolate Fly_Bdor chromosome 3, ASM2337382v1, whole genome shotgun sequence contains the following coding sequences:
- the LOC125777161 gene encoding uncharacterized protein LOC125777161 has translation MADFINAVCNATLKCLVFINVISIFLALPCVHYRLATLSDAQQLSNLCICFILDAFWIFAVIEMAETSEKKWSHERKKLLLEVRLRHEPDFCAKKKKRSAIWEQIIREIERCFINLMGTYKRIKKRNNTSGESSTNWEFFDVMDEVFGSRSSVQVPSEMLEYSLQSLVEDLTSDSPLTPTDSHAPMNLDATPSGNTTQRFAIKRKRCEVLEFLSKESEADAKVMKKLLDIEAEKIAVEKEEVAELKEIRALFQRIVDRSQ, from the exons ATGGCTGACTTCATAAACGCAGTTTGCAATGCAACATTGAAATGCCTAGTGTTCATAAACGTCATTAGCATATTTTTGGCATTGCCGTGTGTTCACTATCGCCTGGCAACCCTTTCTGATGCGCAACAGTTGTCAAATTTGTGCATCTGTTTTATTTTGGATGCTTTTTGGATTTTTGCGGTAATTGAAATGGCTGAGACATC TGAAAAGAAGTGGAGCCATGAAAGGAAAAAGCTCCTTTTGGAAGTGCGTCTACGCCATGAACCGGATTTTTgtgccaaaaaaaagaaaaggagtGCTATTTGGGAGCAAATAATACGGGAGATTGAGAGATGTTTTATAAATCTAATGGGCACATACAAAAGAATTAAGAAACGCAATAACACATCTGGCGAGAGTTCCACGAACTGGGAGTTTTTCGATGTCATGGATGAGGTGTTTGGCAGCCGTAGTAGCGTTCAGGTGCCCAGTGAAATGCTTGAATATTCTCTACAATCCTTGGTGGAAGATTTGACAAGCGATAGCCCGTTGACACCCACCGATTCCCACGCGCCAATGAACTTAGATGCTACACCTTCAGGAAACACTACTCAAAGGTTTGCTATAAAACGAAAACGATGCGAAGTTCTGGAGTTTTTAAGTAAAGAGTCTGAGGCAGATGCCAAAGTGATGAAAAAACTCTTGGACATCGAAGCAGAAAAAATTGCGGTGGAGAAGGAGGAAGTAGCTGAGCTGAAGGAAATCCGTGCCTTATTTCAGAGAATTGTAGACAGGTCTCAATAA
- the LOC125777136 gene encoding putative nuclease HARBI1, translating to MNLEQLCTFVFENALELGEKRNSSNVVFIKKILNKRKRRRVFLTGGGPKRKIPKTSNFCKTIKCMQDDVFYAHFRMKKSTFKNLQTMLMPWWPSRTTGRIGISLEKALQIAIWKLSNNCSFRDVSDRFGVAVGLAYKVFVKIIKMICRLKKDVIKFPRSEAEQKQTSEAFSTLRFNPFPFVLGCVDGTHIPISQPIRDEISYRNRKGTYSIIAQAIVDSRMKFIDVFIGCPGACHDASIWQMSPIKKAIINKEINIYPNYHFLGDGGYPLEMCVMVPYRDNGFLTPMQSKYNAILSSTRVVVEQAFGVLKKKFRILKYIEVQNPSLPKLITMACMIIHNIIIINEGNNADDLIAETNAITSETLEEVTLPGQREAKAKRDALATLLSA from the exons ATGAATCTTGAGCAATTGTgcacttttgtttttgaaaacgcCCTAGAATTGGGcgaaaaaagaaattcaagtaACGTGgtgttcattaaaaaaatattaaataagcgAAAGCGCCGGCGTGTTTTTTTAACCGGTGGTGGCCCAAAAAGGAAAATTCCAAAAACGTCCAACTTCTGCAAAACGATAAAATGTATGCAGGATGACGTTTTTTATGCTCATTTTCGTATGAAAAAGAGCACATTcaag AATTTGCAGACCATGTTAATGCCGTGGTGGCCTTCGCGCACAACTGGACGAATTggaatttctttggaaaaggCTTTGCAAATTGCAATTTGGAAGCTGAGCAATAATTGTTCTTTTAGAGATGTCAGCGATCGTTTTGGAGTAGCTGTTGGTCTCGCATATAAAgtctttgtaaaaataataaagatgaTCTGCCGTTTAAAGAAAGACGTCATCAAATTTCCAAGAAGTGAAGCTGAACAAAAGCAAACCAGCGAAGCATTTTCAACTCTACGTTTCAATCCTTTTCCTTTTGTACTCGGGTGCGTCGATGGTACACATATTCCCATTTCGCAGCCAATCAGAGATGAAATCAGTTACCGGAATCGAAAGGGGACGTACTCAATCATTGCTcaa GCTATTGTCGACAGCCGTATGAAATTCATAGATGTGTTCATAGGGTGTCCGGGAGCATGCCATGATGCTTCAATTTGGCAAATGAGCCCTATCAAGAAGGCCAtaattaacaaagaaataaatatttatcccAACTACCATTTTTTGGGCGATGGAGGTTATCCTTTGGAGATGTGTGTTATGGTTCCTTATCGCGATAATGGATTCCTGACACCAATGCAATCGAAGTACAATGCAATTTTAAGTTCAACTCGGGTTGTTGTAGAACAGGCATTTGGCGTTTTGAAGAAGAAATTTAGAATTCTAAAGTATATCGAAGTTCAAAATCCAAGTTTgccaaaattaataacaatggCTTGTATGATTAttcacaatattattattataaatgaaggGAACAACGCCGATGATTTAATCGCAGAAACAAATGCCATCACTTCTGAAACACTCGAGGAAGTCACTTTACCAGGACAAAGAGAGGCAAAAGCAAAGAGAGATGCATTGGCAACTTTGTTATCAGCCTAA